From Panicum hallii strain FIL2 chromosome 2, PHallii_v3.1, whole genome shotgun sequence, a single genomic window includes:
- the LOC112882968 gene encoding uncharacterized protein LOC112882968 produces the protein MEGLIPFVIDAFRRSQERSGYRSVSSDGGSSRGGGSRRHLIDYSELPDSAAAASVVDMASGTLHRRARSDYVETTAVRRSEEHGRPAAVIAGSAYRRK, from the coding sequence ATGGAAGGGCTGATCCCGTTCGTGATCGACGCGTTCAGGAGGAGCCAGGAGCGGAGCGGGTACCGCTCCGTCTCGTCGGACGGCGGCAGCTCCCGCGGCGGGGGCAGCAGGCGGCACCTCATCGACTACTCGGAGCTGCCCgacagcgccgccgcggcgagcgTCGTCGACATGGCGTCCGGCACTCTGCACCGCCGCGCGCGGTCGGACTACGTGGAGACGACGGCCGTGCGTCGCAGCGAGGAGCACGGCAGGCCGGCAGCCGTGATCGCAGGGTCAGCCTATCGTCGGAAATGA
- the LOC112880673 gene encoding eukaryotic peptide chain release factor subunit 1-3-like, which produces MSDSHETDRNIEIWKIKKLIKALESARGNGTSMISLIMPPRDQIARVAKMLGDEYGTASNIKSRVNRQSVLAAITSAQQRLKLYNKVPPNGLVLYTGTIVTEDGKEKKVTIDFEPFKPINVSLYLCDNKFHTEALNELLESDDKFGFIVMDGNGTLFGTLSGNTREVLHKFTVDLPKKHGRGGQSALRFARLRMEKRHNYVRKTAELATQFFINPATSQPNVAGLILAGSADFKTELSQSDMFDQRLQAKILNVVDVSYGGENGFNQAIELSAEILANVKFIQEKKLIGKYFEEISQDTGKYVFGVDDTLKALEMGAVETLIVWENLDINRYVLKNSASGEVTIKHLNKEQEADQSNFRDPTTNAELEVQEKMSLLEWFANEYKKFGCSLEFVTNKSQEGSQFCRGFGGIGGMLRYQLDIRSFDELSDDDGLYEDSD; this is translated from the coding sequence ATGTCTGACAGCCATGAGACTGATAGGAACATTGAGATTTGGAAGATTAAGAAGCTGATCAAGGCATTGGAGTCCGCTAGAGGCAATGGCACAAGCATGATCTCTCTTATCATGCCTCCACGTGATCAGATTGCTCGAGTGGCTAAGATGTTAGGTGATGAATATGGTACTGCTTCAAACATCAAGAGTAGAGTTAATCGTCAATCTGTTTTGGCTGCCATCACCTCAGCTCAACAGAGGTTGAAGCTCTACAACAAAGTGCCTCCGAACGGATTGGTTCTCTACACTGGAACCATTGTTACTGAAgatggaaaggaaaagaaagttACTATTGATTTTGAGCCCTTCAAGCCTATTAATGTGTCGCTATACCTTTGTGACAACAAGTTCCACACTGAGGCTCTAAATGAGCTCTTAGAATCTGATGACAAGTTTGGGTTCATTGTCATGGATGGTAATGGTACTCTTTTTGGCACACTAAGTGGCAATACCCGTGAAGTGCTTCACAAGTTCACTGTTGATCTCCCAAAGAAGCATGGTAGAGGAGGACAGTCTGCTTTGCGTTTTGCTCGGCTTCGGATGGAGAAACGCCACAACTATGTCCGCAAAACTGCTGAGCTTGCTACACAGTTTTTCATCAATCCAGCTACTAGTCAGCCTAATGTTGCCGGGCTCATTCTTGCTGGTTCTGCTGATTTTAAGACAGAGCTGAGCCAATCTGACATGTTTGATCAGCGACTTCAAGCAAAGATACTTAATGTGGTTGATGTTTCTTATGGTGGTGAAAATGGTTTCAACCAAGCTATTGAATTGTCAGCTGAGATCTTAGCAAATGTGAAGTTCATTCAAGAGAAGAAGCTGATCGGCAAGTACTTTGAAGAGATCAGTCAGGACACTGGGAAATATGtgtttggtgttgatgacaccCTGAAGGCACTTGAAATGGGTGCCGTGGAGACCCTGATAGTGTGGGAGAATCTGGATATCAACAGATATGTGCTCAAGAACAGTGCCTCTGGTGAAGTTACTATAAAACATCTGAACAAAGAGCAGGAAGCTGACCAGAGCAATTTCCGTGATCCAACCACCAATGCTGAGCTGGAAGTTCAGGAGAAGATGTCTCTCTTGGAATGGTTTGCTAATGAATACAAGAAGTTTGGCTGCTCGCTTGAGTTTGTCACCAACAAGTCTCAAGAGGGATCACAGTTCTGTAGAGGATTTGGTGGCATTGGTGGTATGTTGCGCTACCAGCTGGATATCCGCTCATTTGATGAGCTTTCTGATGATGACGGTTTGTACGAAGACTCTGATTAG